From the Lactuca sativa cultivar Salinas chromosome 9, Lsat_Salinas_v11, whole genome shotgun sequence genome, the window TGTTTTCACTTGATACCTTTTATTCTCGATTTCtttgttgttgtttgatttttgattttttaagttAGTGTTTCCACTCATTTTTTGTGTTGCTAGAATCTTAATTTGTTTACTTCTTGTCAAGGTATTACAAGATTTATATGATTTGATAAAATAAAGCGGTAAACCTTAATTTGTTTACATCTTGTGAATTATGTTTTTGTGAATTTGTGTTTACCGAATTTGTCAAGGTATTCTATTTGATTCATGAATTGACTATAACTactattttatttaaaatgtttctTTTCTTAGCATATTAAATAGAAATACTTGGGTATGAAAGTCAAATAGGGAAAATGCTTCTTGTGTTATGAGCAGTCTAAGGAATTTTGGTTATTGTCTATTGATCAATTTCTATGTATGTGACTACTATACGGGTTTGTTCATTGATCTTTGTGTTGAGTTGTGTATTTTTGAGTTAAAATAATCCTGCAAGTTTGAGTTCTCATTTTAATTAAAACACTGCaagtttaaatagaaaaaaaagacAATtttcacttttatatttgtttttattacaAAATCAATGTTGGAACGAAAGAGCCCTAAGTTTTTTGTTCGTTTAAAGCCTCAAATCTGGTTAAACCACCCCTGCCGTCTGGTATGCGGTGAAACAGTCCCCCACAAAAAAAGAAAgcatcacaattttttttttcatgttttatatTATTGTACAATACAACATTCCATTGTTGTATATTTTGAGGTAAATAAGAGGTGGTCATTTAGTATGAGATGATCGTGATGTGAAAAATGATGTGATGATGAAATGacatgaaaaaaagaaaaaaaattgtaggAAAAAATATACCATTTAACCTAACCTACTAAGTGTCGGAAACACAAATTTTAAAACCCGGTTTGAATAGGGAACAGGTAAATAGCCCCCCCTCTTCTCCTTTTTTATCCTCCCTTATGAATTGACATTTGacataaccatatatatatatatatatatatatatatatatatatatatatatatatatatatatatatatatatatatatatatatataagtttttttttaataaatattataataaataaaaaacaattacaaataattaatcaACATTGTAATTAAATTCTCaaacaataataattattatatatatttaaccattaaaactataacaataataattattatatatatttaaccATTAAAACTAGAACGATAATTATTACTATATATATTTAGCCGTTAAATATggaaaatgtatatatatttgtagttttaaaattttcaagttgtaaaaaataataaattattatacaAAAATAAATGTATAAAAATCAATTTATAAAAACTATCAAATAACAAAGTGtaaatatattataaaagaataatgaaaatattgttaataattataaataagttgaaaaaatctaaaaataaaggGACCATAAATGTAAAACAAAGTTTttgtatttaaaagaaaaaaatagggCGATTGAGGAAATGGGAAACACAAAAGCGCGTGTGTGATATAGGGGTGGGGGGCGGATTAACAGGACCCAGTTTGCATTTTATCGAAAGTGATTGATAAACTAAACGCAACGTTCTTAacatatttataaataaataataaataattgacaaaacttcaaaaatggtccctgtggtttcaaaacttttaacatttggtccttccggctaactccgttactatttagccgttaagtcaggggcaattttgtcatttcactacacagggaccatttatgagattttctctatttaaaaaaaaaaaagaaaaaaaatataattatttaattaaagggcccaccctctctctctctctctctctctctctctctctctctcgtcaaCCACAAGTTCATCTTCTCCGGTGAGACCAAAAtcactcttcttcatcatcatcctaGCTACCAGAAACCACCACCTAGTCCACCATTATACTTTCTCTTTCCCGTTCGATTTTTTAGATATGGAATCCACAAAACTCAAACACCTTGCATCCGATTTCAAACTCAAACACGGAGATGAATGAaagaagaggcaagaagaggaaacagcctCCCTCGTTCTCCACCACTGTTCCTGTCGAAGAGGCTCCACCCAAACACCCCCTCACAGTCGCTAAAAACCCCAATCCAATTTTCTTCATTGGCTCACCGGAAAAACGAAGCAGAACACGAAGAATGATCAACAGGTTTTGAAGAACGAAGAATGATCAACAGGTTTTCAAGAACGAAATTGTCGTCATCAAACACCAAATCAACCATGAACTCAAAAGACACGACGATGAAGATGACCCCAATGCGTTAAACCCTAGTTCTACCGCTGGCAACGCTCAATCTCAAAGTTCAGGGGGAGCCGGAGTAATTCCTCtggatctcaaaaccctaatcgcATAAGAAGATACTCTCGTTCCAAGAGGAGCTTCAATTCCGATTTGGACACCAGTTTAAAGAATGACGATGGTGATGATGATAAGACTGAGGCACtgcacaaccaccaccactggcaCAGGGAGAAGGTTAGGAtttcgtctctctctctctctctctctctctctgttgtATAAAATTCTTTCTCGTCACTAGCTCCCCTGTAAGTTGTATAGATTCCATGTCTCATTCATCATTTGATTCCATATCTTCATGAATCAAATTGAATCTGAATTTGTTTTGAATTGCCGTTGTATACCTTCGACTCCATGGCAGTGTAGAGTCCATTAGATGGTCTACTGTGGGAAGATACAGAGTTGATGCAGCATCATTCGAATCATTAGCTTTGCCTGAGTTACAGGTTCGTTTAGCTTCATCTCCGATTTCTCAGTAAGAAGTTGATTTTCGATTTCATTTTCAGTTCAAAGAAGATACAGATCTGTTTGTGATTGATGAAGTTGGAAAGATGGAGCTCTTCAGTTCGTTGTTCTTCCCTGCAGTGTTATGTGTTCTTGAGTCAAAGAAGATAAATCTCCGGTGGTTGTTTCTTCCGACGGTgaatcagagagagagagagagagagagagagagagagagagagatgacccttgcatattaaatattatatatttatttatttttttttaaaaaaagtaattaaaaacctcataaatggtccctgtgtagtgaaatgacaaaattgcccctgacttaacggctaaatagtaacggagttagccggaaggaccaaatgttaaaagttttgaaaccacagggacgatccgtgaggttttttgaacttagggacgaaacttgatattttcggaaaccacagggaccatttttgaagttttgtctaaataatttgatttatattaatatattaaaaaatgtaaataaaaagaaacaagGCAAATAAGCATTTTGACAAGTTACTTtcttctagaaaaaaaaaaggttgtgTTCGCTTTTATTACACACTTTTATTGTTTACCAATCGAGTCATATGTAATAGCTAAGCAATTTCCCTTTCGAACTAACTCTCTTTCGCATACCAAGTGTGTGTTGTGTTTGATGCTTCATCaccaagaaaaaaagaaaaagcaaTACCCCCTTCATCACGTACCCCAAATCCCCAGATCAAATATTATAAAATTTCAATCAGTTAACTATAAAATCGCAAGGAGAAGAGAATTTTTGAAAAATTGGAGAACAAAAAGAGTTTGTACCTGTACCTGAAACCACCATGGACGACGATCAAAATCAAATCCCGGTGTTAGACCTCCGGCAATTGAAAGTCTTATCGGCGCTAGGTCGAGGAGCCAGGGGCGTCGTGTTTCTGGTCCAAGACGAGTCGTCCAATGGAGATTTGTTTGCTTTGAAGACGATTTTGAGAGCTTCCATTAAGAAGAATGTTAAGAAGACAGATATCGATGGTAATGAGAGTAAGCAGATTTTCTTTGAGCAGGAGGTGTTGCGACTATCACAGCATCCATTGCTACCGAAACTTCGTGGTGTTGTATCCACCGAGAATATCGTGGGGTACGCCATTGATTATTGTCCCGGGCGTGATCTCAATTGCCTTCGTAAGAGACAAACGGAGAGAATGTTTTCCGATGACATAATCAGGTGAATTTTGTTTCCTCTGAGTCAACTCTGTAAACGCATTGTTCAGAGGTTTTACTTTGGATTCCTGATTGGAGATGCTAACTGAATCGAATTTAATCTACTCGAGTTGCTGTTTAACTTTAATCAAATGTTTATATAACAGTAGTCTCTTTGATTTTGTGATTTTAGGTTTTATGCAGCGGAGTTGGTGATTGCATTGGAGTATCTTCACGGATTGGGGATCGTTTACAGAGATTTAAAGCCAGAAAATGTAATGATTCAGGAAAACGGACACCTAATGCTTGTCGATTTCGATCTATCAACCAAATTATCACCAAAACCTCCATGCGAAGCTCGATCACCGAAAACCACGCCGTCGCCGTCGCCGTCACCGACGACATCCGAGCCATCAACGAAGAACAAAAACCgattttcatttttttccaaTTGTTGTCGCCCGGCCATCCCGGTGGAGGAATCTGTACATCCCACCGGCGAGTCAGTCGACAACTCAGTCTCAGAACCGAATTGCGAGCCTCGTCATTCCTTCTCAAAATCAAACTCCTTCGTCGGAACGGAAGAGTACGTTGCGCCTGAAATGCTACAAGGCAACGGCCATGATTTCTCGGTGGACTGGTGGTGTTTAGGCGTCGTTTTGCACGAAATGTTGTACGGGAAGACGCCGTTTAAAGGAATAAACCGAAAGGAGACATTTTACCAAATTCTGTCGAAGACGGCAGACGTCGTCGGAGAGCCGACGCCGTTGAGAGACTTGATTCGAAAGTTGCTGGTGAAGGATCCGAAACAGAGAATATCAACGACGAAGATCAAAAGCCACGATTTCTTCCGGGGAGTTGACTGGGAGGGACTGTTACAAATCAGTAGACCACCATTTGTTCCGGGAACGTCCGATGAGGATGTGGATGTGGATGGCATGGATGTAAATAAGATCGATATTGAGGCTTTTGTTCAAGGAGTGTTTCAAGTCGATGATTCTGACGTCCAAATCCGTGAGAAGGAACATGACAACGCTTTCTTGCCTTTCTAACAAATTTTGGCGGTGATTCAATATTTTTATggtaaacttttatttattatttttctttaatttaattaaaaacaaaCCGTACAAAGAACAATCAGTTACAGtatttatgaatataaatataaacgATTTTGTTTAAATTCTTTTATTTCGGTTTTAATGTTAtgttaatattataaaaaataatatattttcagATTACAATTTATAGCGATTATAGAGATGGAGGTGACAagaaaatgcaaaaataaggttTGAAGAGAGGGTGGAGgtagaaacaaaaataaagacGACTGAATTTTATTAATCGAATGTATAAATTAAACAAATACATAAGTTAAGTTGAGTGTGTTTTATGTGGTACTGGCACCTCACATAAAATTAAACAAATACATTAAATGAAAAACCACATTGTCAACTATAAAACGATAATGTCATGAGAATTAAATTTCGGAATTGCTTTCAAAGCCACATTATTTTGGTACATATGGCATGATCTCAGCAACATATTCTTATCCTAATCCTAATccttaaaatgaaaatttgtatttatcttttattattattaaataaaagtattatatcatattattttgaaaaaaattacataaatggtccttgttgTTGGTAGAAAATACCACAAAGTCCTTTTGAGGAATTTTGAATTTGTTGTTTAATTTTTCTTACATGGTTGGTTCTTAAGACTAACAACTTTAAAAAAGAAATATATGatggaaataataaaaaaatatgaattgaCAAATTTAATTTAGCTTTTTAGCCCAACTACGTCCATGTGTATTCAAAATCAAAGGCTGTGAGTTGTTTAATTGTTAACCACCTCATAAATTTCTAAACTTTTGGGTCCACGTTTCTCCACCTATGAAAACATACCAGCTCATCATTATTGCCCCCATTCAAACTAATAAACAACCCAAAGCTTTATTTGATGAGAAAACAACCTCTATCCATACTAAAAGGACCGAATGAACTTAAATACGTGAGTGATTTGATCAAATAATTTGCAGTTTGTTACTCATCAAGAAAATTAAGAGATACGAACAGTTATATGATTAGAGTTTAGAAACAAGGTAATAAAGAAGCGAAGGTAGAAAAAGGAGAGGCAAAAGTCGTTCCAAACATCTACAAGAGAGTCGTGGAATTCATAA encodes:
- the LOC111885581 gene encoding serine/threonine-protein kinase OXI1, with the protein product MDDDQNQIPVLDLRQLKVLSALGRGARGVVFLVQDESSNGDLFALKTILRASIKKNVKKTDIDGNESKQIFFEQEVLRLSQHPLLPKLRGVVSTENIVGYAIDYCPGRDLNCLRKRQTERMFSDDIIRFYAAELVIALEYLHGLGIVYRDLKPENVMIQENGHLMLVDFDLSTKLSPKPPCEARSPKTTPSPSPSPTTSEPSTKNKNRFSFFSNCCRPAIPVEESVHPTGESVDNSVSEPNCEPRHSFSKSNSFVGTEEYVAPEMLQGNGHDFSVDWWCLGVVLHEMLYGKTPFKGINRKETFYQILSKTADVVGEPTPLRDLIRKLLVKDPKQRISTTKIKSHDFFRGVDWEGLLQISRPPFVPGTSDEDVDVDGMDVNKIDIEAFVQGVFQVDDSDVQIREKEHDNAFLPF